One Turneriella parva DSM 21527 genomic region harbors:
- a CDS encoding adhesin OmpL37 family surface protein: MRKFLHKTALKTIGLALAFAAAGTAVTAAAPDQGFVEKILRENRYFIEFSNVNVSNFGSPENEKALKDANQHNFNANLYYLESNYVDAFKEIRLSQEILLDLLYDVLQKRYIEDARALLDLNAPVIIQSKDKKSAHFLQLGYRDVEVARQFRDMGYNYNRFLYSSKIRYYIDGIKRARRAKRFAFLSLIESKTPIEDKAEYTTQTWDDAINKDDREKIRDYERVKNSMVNQMNRKLYTDGMNFFLHHDDNYGLISGQKKSLLKDAFKELQTKRPEKKALVPDYPKKDQPEPAKPENKKPAEPAKK, translated from the coding sequence ATGCGCAAATTCTTGCATAAAACCGCCCTCAAGACAATCGGTCTGGCCCTCGCTTTTGCTGCGGCCGGCACGGCTGTTACTGCGGCAGCTCCCGACCAGGGGTTTGTCGAGAAGATTCTGCGCGAAAATCGCTACTTTATCGAATTTTCGAATGTCAATGTCTCGAATTTTGGGTCACCCGAAAATGAAAAGGCGCTCAAAGACGCCAACCAGCACAACTTTAACGCCAACCTCTACTACCTCGAGAGCAATTACGTCGACGCTTTCAAAGAAATTCGCCTCAGCCAGGAGATTCTGCTCGATCTGCTCTATGACGTCTTGCAGAAGCGTTATATCGAAGATGCACGGGCGCTGCTCGACCTGAATGCCCCGGTTATTATACAGTCTAAAGACAAAAAGTCGGCGCACTTTCTGCAGCTCGGCTACCGCGACGTCGAAGTGGCGCGGCAGTTTCGTGACATGGGTTACAACTATAACCGGTTTCTCTATTCGAGCAAAATTCGCTATTATATCGACGGCATCAAGCGCGCACGCCGCGCGAAACGTTTCGCCTTTCTTTCTCTGATCGAAAGCAAAACGCCGATCGAAGACAAAGCCGAGTACACCACCCAAACCTGGGATGACGCAATCAACAAAGACGACCGTGAGAAGATACGTGATTACGAGCGGGTCAAGAACAGCATGGTCAACCAGATGAACCGCAAACTCTATACCGATGGCATGAACTTCTTTCTGCACCACGACGACAACTATGGCCTCATTTCAGGGCAGAAGAAGTCGCTGCTGAAAGATGCGTTCAAAGAGCTGCAGACCAAACGGCCTGAGAAAAAAGCACTGGTACCCGATTATCCGAAAAAAGACCAACCCGAGCCGGCAAAGCCAGAAAACAAGAAACCCGCTGAGCCGGCGAAAAAATAA
- a CDS encoding diguanylate cyclase, translating to MRVSTGIQGELDLINQIFNDETTSEERVLEAAASLYKSGEKNIYARLLHVMCHLRLAPAEAKKTWEAIISHRDSLEGKLGRPMGFRVAMLDYFINESRELKNPKVIEIHVYAETARQAAVDELTGVYNRRFFDSAIEREIKQAARRNRNLSLLILDIDNFKKINDTHGHTTGDAVISALGKLLKKQIRSEDTPCRIGGEEFAVLLPETGVEGAEIVAEKIRHEFSKLKIASTDLSLSGGLATFSSDATNAKDLIDRADQMLYFAKYSGKNRVISYASNKRRHIRYPLEWELAITKTSGTAGKSRSQDVSIEGISFELDETTEPGELMSLHLNINSEPLELPVQIVWVDNNAKERRFRAGARFIRLTEEHLSSLKKRLPASANRNN from the coding sequence ATGCGTGTCTCTACCGGCATTCAGGGCGAACTCGATCTCATCAACCAGATTTTTAACGATGAAACCACGAGCGAAGAACGCGTGCTCGAAGCCGCGGCCTCGCTTTACAAATCAGGTGAAAAGAACATCTATGCGAGGCTGCTGCATGTCATGTGCCACCTGCGCCTCGCGCCCGCCGAAGCCAAAAAAACCTGGGAAGCGATTATCAGCCACCGCGACAGCCTCGAGGGCAAACTCGGGCGACCGATGGGATTTCGCGTCGCCATGCTCGATTATTTCATTAACGAAAGCCGGGAACTCAAGAACCCGAAAGTGATCGAAATTCATGTCTATGCCGAGACCGCGAGGCAGGCTGCCGTCGATGAACTCACCGGTGTTTATAACCGGCGCTTTTTCGATTCAGCGATCGAGCGTGAAATCAAACAGGCCGCGCGGCGTAACCGCAACCTATCTCTGCTCATTCTCGACATCGATAATTTCAAAAAGATTAACGACACGCATGGCCACACGACGGGCGACGCGGTCATCTCGGCGCTCGGCAAACTGCTGAAAAAACAGATCCGTTCTGAAGACACCCCGTGCAGAATAGGGGGCGAAGAGTTTGCCGTGCTCTTACCCGAGACCGGTGTCGAGGGCGCAGAAATCGTTGCAGAAAAAATCAGGCACGAGTTTTCAAAATTAAAAATCGCTTCGACCGATCTCAGCCTCAGCGGAGGCCTTGCCACATTCTCGAGCGATGCAACCAACGCAAAAGACCTCATCGACCGCGCCGACCAGATGCTCTATTTCGCCAAGTATTCCGGTAAGAACCGTGTCATCAGTTATGCGAGCAATAAACGCCGGCACATTCGTTACCCCCTCGAATGGGAACTCGCGATCACGAAGACATCGGGCACCGCGGGCAAGTCACGCTCTCAAGACGTCTCGATCGAAGGCATCTCATTCGAACTCGACGAAACTACCGAACCGGGTGAACTCATGAGCCTGCATCTCAATATCAATTCTGAGCCGCTCGAGCTGCCGGTGCAGATCGTCTGGGTCGACAACAATGCGAAAGAGCGCCGGTTCAGGGCAGGGGCGAGGTTCATTCGCCTTACCGAAGAGCATCTTTCGAGCCTTAAAAAGAGGCTGCCCGCAAGCGCCAACCGCAACAACTAA
- a CDS encoding M50 family metallopeptidase — MRTVLLRLIALSVLTVLLIFFWNSPLLKPFKLFVVFLHETSHAIATIATGGRLAAITLEWDESGATYAASGEGIFFIIAISGYIGSILWGYLMLRASLTGRWVRTVSLVVGLCVIFFGFFPDGAPAKNSAFFNARYIISGVWGLTLTISAFILPRFNHFLLFFLGGATALYSLYDLNDFVHGDVMRTDAGILAHYLLGKSALVKPLAFVIAGFISAISIYVFLKLVRSAFETEPQNEPVDLAAWQAENPDVEITPDMLEWLKSQSRRPDQ; from the coding sequence ATGCGTACCGTTCTGCTCAGGCTCATCGCACTCAGCGTGCTTACCGTATTGCTGATATTTTTCTGGAACTCGCCGCTCTTAAAGCCTTTCAAACTCTTCGTTGTGTTCTTGCATGAGACTTCGCATGCGATCGCGACGATTGCGACGGGGGGCCGCCTAGCCGCGATCACTCTCGAGTGGGATGAATCAGGTGCCACGTATGCAGCGAGCGGCGAAGGAATCTTCTTTATTATCGCGATTTCTGGTTACATCGGAAGTATTCTCTGGGGTTACCTGATGCTGCGTGCTTCGCTTACCGGTCGCTGGGTACGCACGGTATCGCTCGTCGTCGGCCTGTGCGTCATCTTCTTTGGTTTTTTTCCCGATGGCGCGCCTGCGAAGAATTCGGCCTTTTTCAACGCCCGCTATATTATCAGCGGCGTTTGGGGGCTGACGCTCACGATCAGCGCCTTTATTCTGCCGCGCTTCAACCATTTTTTGCTCTTTTTTCTCGGGGGCGCGACTGCGCTCTATTCGCTCTATGACCTGAACGATTTTGTGCACGGCGATGTCATGCGTACCGACGCGGGTATTCTCGCTCACTACCTGCTTGGTAAATCGGCGCTGGTCAAACCCCTGGCTTTTGTCATAGCCGGATTCATAAGCGCCATATCGATCTACGTCTTTTTGAAACTTGTGCGCAGTGCATTCGAAACCGAACCGCAGAATGAACCAGTCGACCTCGCCGCCTGGCAGGCCGAGAACCCCGATGTCGAGATCACGCCCGATATGCTCGAGTGGCTGAAATCGCAGTCGCGCAGGCCAGACCAATGA
- a CDS encoding aminopeptidase P N-terminal domain-containing protein, translated as MQIFGERIQRVQGKMLPGSLLVIPAAPHAIRNRDTHYSYRGYSDTLYLTGVNEEELGLIVTNENLYVFAQTRDAERERWVGKVCGHEFFLQRFSGHRFKTEVFEAKQFERQFAELAKGRDILYYDFGLQSDLERRLLAVLHEMALYSRRGQKGPRQIIRASEILHELRLKKDSHDLEMMRRAAAISAAAHNKAADHIVAAAGSLSEYEIKALIEHEFMARGADRLAYPSIVAAGDNATVLHYERTQGIAQPGDFVLIDAGAELEGYASDITRTTPTGGWKKASGLHKDLYDLVLAAQKAAIAASKPGTTIEAVHTAAQHVLAQGLLAMGFFKNVPERKKAEGESAKLANPGTMAEVLEGEYLAHFYMHRTSHYLGLDVHDVGEYFAAGESRPLEPGMVITIEPGLYFPADYEFVRPEARGIGIRIEDDVLITEAGNEVLTAACRS; from the coding sequence ATGCAGATATTTGGCGAACGTATACAGAGGGTTCAGGGCAAGATGCTGCCGGGGTCTTTGCTCGTGATACCTGCGGCGCCGCACGCGATACGCAACCGCGACACGCACTACAGCTACCGCGGTTATTCAGACACACTCTACCTGACCGGCGTTAACGAAGAAGAACTGGGTCTCATCGTCACAAACGAGAATCTGTACGTGTTTGCGCAAACCCGTGATGCGGAGCGCGAACGTTGGGTCGGCAAGGTCTGTGGCCATGAGTTTTTTCTGCAGCGCTTTTCAGGGCATAGATTCAAGACCGAAGTTTTCGAGGCAAAGCAGTTCGAACGGCAGTTTGCCGAACTGGCGAAAGGGCGCGACATACTTTATTACGACTTTGGCCTGCAGAGCGACCTCGAGCGACGCCTGCTGGCTGTCTTGCACGAAATGGCGCTCTATTCGCGGCGTGGGCAGAAAGGCCCGAGGCAGATCATCAGGGCTTCAGAAATTTTGCACGAGTTGCGGCTCAAGAAAGACTCGCACGACCTTGAGATGATGCGGCGGGCTGCGGCGATTTCTGCCGCGGCTCACAATAAGGCGGCCGATCACATCGTCGCGGCAGCGGGCAGCCTCAGCGAATATGAAATTAAAGCGCTCATCGAGCACGAGTTCATGGCGCGCGGCGCCGACCGGCTTGCATACCCTTCGATTGTCGCGGCAGGCGACAACGCTACAGTCCTGCATTACGAACGCACACAGGGTATTGCCCAGCCGGGTGATTTCGTGCTGATCGATGCCGGCGCCGAACTTGAAGGTTATGCATCTGACATCACACGCACCACGCCGACCGGTGGGTGGAAAAAAGCTTCGGGGCTCCATAAAGACCTGTACGATCTTGTACTCGCTGCGCAAAAGGCGGCGATTGCAGCCTCGAAGCCCGGTACGACGATTGAAGCTGTGCACACCGCCGCGCAGCATGTGCTGGCCCAGGGACTTCTGGCCATGGGCTTTTTCAAAAATGTTCCCGAACGAAAGAAGGCTGAAGGGGAAAGCGCTAAACTCGCAAACCCGGGCACCATGGCTGAAGTGCTTGAGGGTGAGTATCTGGCGCACTTTTATATGCACCGCACGTCACACTACCTCGGTCTCGATGTGCACGACGTAGGCGAATATTTTGCAGCAGGTGAGAGCCGGCCACTCGAACCAGGTATGGTGATTACAATCGAACCCGGATTGTATTTTCCTGCGGATTATGAATTTGTACGGCCCGAAGCACGCGGCATCGGCATTCGTATCGAAGACGATGTGCTCATTACCGAAGCCGGTAACGAAGTCTTGACGGCAGCATGCCGTTCATAG